CGAACATCATCTGTATGACTTCCGAGCGGTGTATCCTGggccaagttacttaacttttctgagtctcAGAGAGTCTTAATCTTAGTCTGATAATACAGATGACAGCAGTACCCAGATCACAGtagttgaggattaaatgagttaaaatatgtaGACCATTTAGAATATTGCCTGGCAAAtcaattaattcattaatatagATTAAGAGCTACGTAGACTATAACAAAGAAAGATATTTAATAGAATGTGTGTTATGTAGGGAGATAACTAAATCATCTTCCTTGAATAGCTCTGTAATAGGATTGGCTCCCAATTGTCCAGCTCAATACAGACAAGATTCTTCTTAGGGAAATAACATCATAAGACTCACAGAGGCTGCAAGAAGGGGATTCCCTGAAGGATGAGTGAGTGGCCACGTGGCACCACGATTGCGAACTCATGTGCCCCCAAAACACTGCGGAAGCCAATGAAAGCCTGCAACCAGGAAAGGGCTTTTAAAACATCAAGACAAAACAGAGCATACTGACAGAATCTAGTCTAGCGTAATCAACATTCATTGTCTTTGTTATTTGTGGGGCTGTCTCACCGCGTGACCCACCACCCTCCTCCTGTGCAGACACAGGGATTGGGAGAAGTGGGTAGAGCGTCACgtgatgggggtggaggggcagcaGGGCCTGTGGGGCCCAGGCATTGAGGCCCTGAGGATTGATAGCCACACGGACCAGATCTATCCCAGGGTCCACTTCCTCTCCAGGACAGTAACAGCCTGGCACCTTCTTCCTGGGACAGTTGCCAGGTTCTGCCCTTTCCCTCCACCCGCCCTGGAATCCTTTGGTGACAGAATATGTTTAATAATTGCCTTGACACGTGCAATTCTTTTCTACGTGAGAATGCAAAAAGAATTACCCCAAGGGGAGCCTTGCTTGGAAGTGTTACGGCTCTAAGACAGCGGAACGGAGGATGCTCGTGCAAAGTTGCCTGTCGTGAATGTGGTTCGTTCTTCCTTAAAACCTGCCCTCTCTTTGGGTGGACATCCTCTCCTTCTCTGCCTGCAGAGCTGCAGGGCTGctctcccccttctcctttctttctccttctagcTATGAAAGGGAGACGATACCCTCACCCATTGCCTCTCATTTCGTGAGCCACATTCGGGAGAGACGTAGTCGGGCTTCTCTTCAGAGAGTCTCCGTGCGCCAGGAAGCGTGAGCCTGTTTCCAACAACCGCCATTGCTGAGGTTTGGACGAGGAGCTCCAGCAGCAGACGTTTCCCTCTTGTGTGACATGCCATAGCCGCCTCAGTCAAGGGTCACCGTCCTCCCTGCCGAAGGCCCTTCTCCTCACTTCTGGAattggggtggagggaggtgggggctgggttTCTGTGTTATTTGCTCTAAGACGTCACTGACTCACTCACCATTGTAGTTACATCAGCCAGTGTTTCTTTAACAAACATCTGTTAATTACCTACTTATGCAAAGCAATGAATCAGGCAGGatcctgcccttgaggagctccCATTTTGTGGCTTTTATCTGTCAGGGTGGTCGGGGGAGACTTCTATCCGtcagggtggtggggggagagggtgCAACCAAAGCATTCATCTGAGGAAAGTGTAATGGTGGACTACTTCCTGAGGGACATTCAGGCCCCCAGGGGTAGTAACAGGAGAAGCCATTATCACTCCAGCCCTAAGGGACCGGGGTtggtagggggtggggaagagtgTTATCAGAGCCAGTGTCCACTGAGCCCTGAAGATTATGTCAGGAAGAGCCACCCATCCAATAGGAGCTGTAGCCAGAAAGGATTTCAGCCTTTGCCAGAATCAGGTAtggcagggagggaagtggggatGGGGCACATATCTTGACACCTGTTTCCTCCCACCTTCAGTCTCCCCATGGCCCGCCCAGTCAGTAGAGGGCAAGAGCACACGTGTGCTGCAGGCTTAGAGTTAGCTTCCAGGGCAcggggcaggcaggggaaggtACGGGGTGGATCTGGGGTGGAAGTGGGAGGACTTATCGTGCTCAcgttgtagtcccagctgtggCCAATGAGCTGGTGAATATGAACCACAGAGCATAGAAGCCGGGGGCTCGGTGGGTGCCATCCTCCGGACATCATTACCAGAAACCCCCTCTCACACTGGCAGCTGGCACTGAGGGCCGGGCCCCTCCTGGCAGCCTGCAGATGTGAAAAGACTTATCTAGGGACCCAAACGAAGAGGCAGGGGGAGTCTGAACAAAGATCGACTAGGAGGCGCTGCCTTGGAACTGCTTCATAATCACACACAAATGTGATACGGTCTTTTGTCCTTGAGCAGTTCATAATCTCACTTGGGAGAGCAAGCCTATATGGAAAAATAGgacacaataacaacaaagacagcaaaaacaaaaagcactgaAGGCGGAGGCCAGCAGCAGTTAACAGTGGCAAAGGCAGCCCATACCTCTGCTGAGCTGGCAGGAGGTGCTCAGGGCGCCAGCGGCGCTGCAGTGTTTTGTGCTGCCTGCTGCCGCCTGCTGCACACGCACAATCACATAGACACATGCACAGAGGTGAACACATGTACATGCAcaagacacacagagacacactcCATGTATCCATGTacacatgaacacacatgcacacatgtatgcacagatatgcacacacatacagacatagagacatacatgcacatatatgaaCACATattatgcatgcacacacacaacacaagcTGTATTTCCACTGCTATATGGTCACTCAcagcaattttctttttgttgttgttgtttttttttttttttgagacagagtctttcttactctgttgcctggactagagtgccatggtgtcagcctagctcacagcaacctcaaactcttggcctccagtgatcctcctgcctcagcctcctgagtacctggctctacaggtgtgcaccaccacgcccagctaattttcctacttttagtagagactggagtctcgctcttgctcaggctggtcttgaactcttgagctcaagtgatcctcctgctttggcctcccagaatgctaggattacaggcgtgagccactgcaccagcccaTGGCAATTTTCTTTATCAGCCTTTGCAAATGAACACATGAGGACATaagggagagatggagagataaTAGAAGTTTGATAGACAGATTGGAGCCctgggttatttttaaaagaaaacaaaggcctGTTTACCTTTTGGAGATCCTTGGTGATTTTATTGATATTATGACATCCAATTGAATACCATGGGAATTAGGAACTAGGGTGTCTTactctgttttgtgctgctataacagaataccacagaaaagacaatttatttttaaaaaacagttctaGAGATcaggaattccaagatcaaggtgctggcaggttttgtgtctggtgagggtttGGTCTCTGCtgccaagatggtgccttgaacCAGAGGggacaaatgctgtgtcctcacatagcagaagagcagaagagcGTGAACCCACTCCTGAAAGCCTTTTTATAGCAGCATAAGTCCACTCACATGGGCAgggccctcatgacctaaacacctcccagaaggccccacctccaacactgttgcactggggattaagtttcaccatgagttttggggaaaaatacCATGAGGgggaaaaacattcaaaccatagcatagGGCAGGGATGATTCCAGTTCAGTTATAAAATGGGCTTGCATTCTAAACAAGGCTGATGCAAGAGGAAAGCACATCCATTTAACAATTTCCTCCTGATTTCAGCCTCCCCAGCATCCTAAGGACAATCTTCCTATGACAGAGGGCATGGGAAGTCCACTAACAGGGAGGAGGACTACCATCTCCTTTTTCTGGAAGACGTTTGCCTCTGGACATCCCTCCCATTTCCTCCTACTGACACTCAGCTCAGCACCTTGGTACCTGGGAGGTGGTAAGCTTACACAGGGACTATATGTCAGCTGGCATGGGATGGATAAATATTCTCAGACAAAAGGAATTACAGGTTATCAGGGTGGAGATctttctgactgggggggatgtaTGAGAGTCTTGGAGAATAATGGGGAAGAAACATTCCCTAGAACAGCTTCAAGGCCAGGCCCAGAACATTCCCTCAGTTCTCATTTTACCCATCTTCAAAAGACAGATGGAAAGTTCTACCATCTGCATAAAAATCACTGGTAGGGTCACTGTTTTCAGAGGGCAGACTGTTGAAACGATTCTGgtattctgaaaaatgtttttatttgtgaaCATACCTGAGGCCCCAGCACGTTTCCAAAACAGCACGTTTCACTGGACCTGTGTAAAACCTAGAAGATCGGGATTCCTGAGAAGCTCAGCAGAAGTCACCAAACACCAGAAAATGGCTGCTGACTCTTGGTCACAGGATTTCTTGAGGCTCTGCCCccgtgaatgaatgaatgaatgaacgaatgccGTTACTGCGGGAGCAGCTCCTGGGGAAAGGACGAGGTTGgcctcttccctgcccacccccttccctctctcatACTCTTGTCTTCCTCCATGGGATGGCCCGGCAAGAAGCCCTGGACATTGGACTCCCaagtctccagaactgtgtgaaataaagtttttttctttataaattacccagtctgtggtattcttttatagcaacactaacTGGATAAGACAGCTGGTCAGTGAATTTTGTGCACAGGTCTATTATTAACTGACATCTTGTTTGGAAACTGGGGAGAGGCTGGTTCCATGCTAGCCTCAAACTCATACCGTGTactgtctctgcctcccaccaccccacccaccGCGGCTCGCTTCCTAATCTGATTTAGGTACCTGTCTTTAGCCTCACAAAGAATATAGACTGGTGATTAACACCCAGGGCACATATACTTGTTTGATGATGAAGTGCCTGGGGCAAGGATATGCCAATGGTAGCAGTCACCTATGATCTGGCTGGTCTGTCTTTTGTCCTCTACTTCAAGGTCATCCTCAAGAATTAAAGGTGGTGGCACCTACTTCTGAAGTGTGGCCTATATTAGATATATTAATACCTCCCTGAGAATCTTCCGGGGCCCTGCCTTCTCTCCATGAGTGCCACCTTAGGTACCCAGGCCCATTGACCTGATGCTTTAGTATTTAAACTAATATTTGGTGTAACTAGAGGCTCTCCATGAAGGCTGTCCCCTTCCAGTTGACCTGCCTTGGGTACTATGTTAATAAAAACTGATGCCTGTTCCAGAATCCTGGGCCACACCTGGCTATGCTGTCACTAAACCCCGCAATGATTATGTGTGACAATGAGGGAAGCCACCCCACTAATGCCTCCCCTTGATACCTTATTTGCACACCAGGCAGACTTGTCTGAGGAGGACAAAATCCCCTCCAGTGTGGATGATTTCCGTGTCCCCTGTGGGCAGTCTGACAGTGAGCAGCAGACCAAGGCCACCTCCCCTTCTGCAAGACGCAGCTTTCACAAACCCTCTGTCCGTTCCCCGACCCAGAGAAAgcagggctgagggaggaggcaggggggaTGCCATGCgatgtataaaataaaagatgtaaaCCATGTATTCTTCTCTTTGGATGAGATGTTGAGAATGCCTTCTTCAGTTACAGAAATTcctgtaaaataaacaaaagccagTGGGTTGCATTCTTCTGTGAActcttgctgttctttttctcctttcattttccccGTAAGAATCCATAACCAGGCTAAAGAGCAAGTCTTCCTACATAATGTAAAAGCAGCGGAACTACTggtgatattaataatactttacaTTGATAGAgcatttttcatcttcaaagccctttataaatattaactaattaatcTCCTTGGCAACAAAGTACTTACTTTGTTTAGTTCTCAGCATTACGTAAGTAGTGGACTGATCACACATCTCCGCATGGGGCGATTGGCATCTTTTTCAAACAGGCAACATTGAATGAGATGCTTTTTCTGTCCAATTCTGAAgtcgaattttttttttttttttttttaagactcaaGGATATTTACTGAGTAGCATTTGAGTAGTGCAAGACAGCTCAGCACAGAGTAAACCCACACAAGGGGACACTATCATCTACTGTGACAAGGAGTGGAGGAGAGCAATTGGGAAATACATACTGGGAGGTAGAAAAGCATTGGACCTGTGTTCTAGTCCCCAAGATACCAGTGGCTTATTATGGCCCTTGAGCAATTAAGCTCCACCTCTGTAAACTTCAGTTTGCTCAACTCTAAAGCAGAAGGTGAGGACTAGCTGGTCTCTAAGGTCTTCCAGCTATAACAAAACAGGATTCTAAAAACTAATGCAGAAAACTGGGGGAAGTGAGGTTATTACAGGAAAGTGAAATCACAAGCACAAAGCCACAGAGGTAGGAAAAAACTAGCTGCTTGTGCATGGGCAAGGTGTGTTGTAGGACAGCAAGGAACTTAAGCCTATTTAACTATTCTAAAGATTGTGAGGGCCATAAACTTAGAAATTGGTGAAACAGAGTGCTAAGCCAGGTAAGGGACCCTAACCTCGGGCCAcagtggagaaaaagagaatgtgCTTCCTGCAGTCAGAATCAGACTTATCTTCGTGCTGCCCACCTTACTTACTGCACATTCTCTATGTCTTTGTGGAACCCCTTCCCTAAACCCACACACCAAATACAATAAGGAGAGGGTGTGGTTACAGAACCCTCTCTCTAGATTCGCACAAGCAGCCCCCTTTTGTGCGCCAGGAAGCCGAGAGCCACTGCTGAAAAGATGGTGGTCAATCCAATGAACTTCAGCAGGCCTGGCACGGAGGGCAAATGTCTCTCCAAGAAGGTCGTAGTGATGGGTTGCGCAGGGACATCCACAGACTCTGGTTCTGACTGCCAGATTTCATCCTCCGGAATCTTCCCCGTGGCATGCAGGACCTCTCGGGCCGctctctccccagcctccacAGCGCCCTCCATGTAGCCACTCCAGTGTGTGGCAGTCTCAGTGCCTGCGAAATAAATCCTGCCCACTGGTTGGCGTAGTACCCTTCCATATTGAGTCATGATCCCAGGAGGGAAGTAGGTTGTGTAGCAGCCCCCAGAGTACTGCTCCTCACACCAATTCTTCTCTTCATAATGTAGTGGCTTCAGAGCTTCTTGGGAGCCCAGAACTTTTGCATAAAGCTCACAAAGTTTCttcatcctttcttctttggTAAGACGTGCCAGCCTTCTGGCTTTGTGGGCAAGGATAAATCCCATTATAGCAGGATAGCTGCCATCAGGTTTGGTATCATCCAATGTGTAGGCAATTGGAGCTTCCTCTCCTTCAATAATCATGGTTCCACAGTAATCCTTTTTCCTCCAGAAGGGCtctttataataaactatacACTTGATGACTGAACCCAAAGGCACACGAGCGATCAGCTGGTTTCTCATCATTGGCAGAGGGGGATTGAAGTGAATCTTCATGCCCAGAGTGGGAGGAATAGCGCTAATCACATATTTAGTCTCATAGATCTCATGGTTTAGGGTCTTCACAAGGATATTTTCTCCTGTGTAGTCAATGCTGATCACAGGCCTCTCTAGCTTCACTCGGTCCCCAAGAAGCTCCATGATCCGCTCACTCACTTGGCCAGATCCACCCACAAATTTCCTCTCCTGTCTGTTCAGCATCCTTGCTCTAAGTTCCATCTGCATTCTGTTGTTGAGCTGCTGGACCTGGTAAAGCTCTTCCTAAAGCTTTGCTCGTCTGAGCATGCAGAAGCCTATATTTTCCTGAAGtcgaattttaaaaatcactgtgaaAGAATGGGGGGAAAAGAATTCTAGCCGCAGCCACTGTATCCGTGTTGTCAGCCTGCCTGTGCTAAAGAGTCGGACCGCATTTTCAGGACTGAAGCCCAGCTATGGCTTTCAGAGCACCAGCCTGCCCTGGACGCTATCGTCTCTGATGGCTCCaacagaaaattccagaaacaacaTCCTTGATACTgtgtgtttttgaaaataaaacagatatcAATACTAATATTGGTATGGGCCGTCATTGCCTCTAGCGTGTTCTCCCCTTTCCTGTTTGAGGCTCGAGTCACAGACCGGCTAAAGGCTGGTGAAAGATCAGCTTTTTTACAGCCGCGtcccctctccctctgcagcCTATTTCCCTACTCCTGAAAAGGAGTCACCTGAGGGGTCATTTTGTGGTAGCCCCATTGTCTAGCACATTTGCTGGCACGCGGTAATAAATGCTAAATACACAAATAAACCTCCGCCCGGTGGTCTCCACAACGTGACTGACCAGGCTTCACACGCCACGGGTCCTCCTGTGTTAACCAGCCTCGGGTTGGCAGCCTGTGGGCAGAAGCCAGCTCTGTAAATGgtgcaaaggaaaataaagccaTCAACGTCCCGACCCAACACAAGGGGGAATTGCAAGCCCACCCCTCCCAGCTTCCAGACGCTGTGTGTCACCAGTCCTGGggcccctcccttcttcctctgcaCGATTctctttggcttttattttaagcAGAATTTGTTTTAGAGCAGTTGGCCGGGCAGTTGGTTACCCTGGGTGCTTTGTTGAGGCTCCCAACCCTGGAAGATCCCTGATTTTAGAACAGATCCAGGAAATTGCTAGGGATCCCCACCGGTCCGGGCCCCTGAGCTACACAGCCCTGCACAGCCGCCTTGGTCCTCCTCAAACTGCCTGTCAGGGATAATTCAAAGACGAGCCATGCCCAGGAATTTCTCCCACTGGGATAGTTCTGGGGTATCCCAAGACATTTGGGGGCTTAAAGTTTCTATTTAATTTAGATCCGTCTCAGAACTGACCCAGCTGCGATCTGTGGGGGGGCCAGGATGGGATCGGCTCACTTCCCGGCTCAGGGCTGACCTGCTTCTTCTCCATCTCAGACGCTGTTGTGTGGGATGCTTCCTCAGTCCACTCAGTTGGAACAAAAACCACTGGTCCAAACATTTCCGATAGCTCCATTGACTAATCCT
Above is a genomic segment from Lemur catta isolate mLemCat1 chromosome 13, mLemCat1.pri, whole genome shotgun sequence containing:
- the LOC123648852 gene encoding amine oxidase [flavin-containing] B, which gives rise to MELLGDRVKLERPVISIDYTGENILVKTLNHEIYETKYVISAIPPTLGMKIHFNPPLPMMRNQLIARVPLGSVIKCIVYYKEPFWRKKDYCGTMIIEGEEAPIAYTLDDTKPDGSYPAIMGFILAHKARRLARLTKEERMKKLCELYAKVLGSQEALKPLHYEEKNWCEEQYSGGCYTTYFPPGIMTQYGRVLRQPVGRIYFAGTETATHWSGYMEGAVEAGERAAREVLHATGKIPEDEIWQSEPESVDVPAQPITTTFLERHLPSVPGLLKFIGLTTIFSAVALGFLAHKRGLLVRI